The Primulina eburnea isolate SZY01 chromosome 8, ASM2296580v1, whole genome shotgun sequence genome contains a region encoding:
- the LOC140839137 gene encoding uncharacterized protein: MDIDYAIRKNEPAAIHETSEPDDVDLYEMWERSNRLCVMFIKTKISVGIRGSIERYEKVKDLLKAIDEQFATSDKALASTLIMEFSSLRLISVKGVREHIMKMRDIAARLKTLEVTISDNFLVHFILCTLPQQYGPFKISYNTHKDKWSINELMTMCVQEEGRLLMEKSDNVLMTAHGSLKSKQKSRGKGKE; the protein is encoded by the coding sequence ATGGATATTGACTATGCCATAAGGAAAAACGAACCAGCTGCCATACATGAAACTAGTGAACCTGATGATGTCGATCTTTATGAAATGTGGGAGCGATCTAATCGTCTCTGCGTTATGTTCATAAAGACTAAGATATCGGTTGGCATTCGTGGTTCGATTGAGAGGTATGAAAAGGTCAAGGACCTACTTAAGGCAATTGATGAACAATTTGCAACTTCAGACAAGGCCCTTGCCAGCACCCTAATAATGGAGTTCTCTTCGTTAAGGCTCATAAGTGTGAAAGGTGTGCGAGAGCATATCATGAAAATGAGGGACATAGCGGCTCGATTAAAAACTCTTGAAGTGACCATATCTGATAACTTTCTTGTGCACTTCATTTTATGCACTCTTCCACAGCAATATGGACCCTTCAAAATTTCTTATAACACACATAAGGATAAATGGTCAATTAATGAATTAATGACCATGTGTGTTCAAGAGGAAGGAAGGTTGTTGATGGAAAAGAGCGATAATGTTCTTATGACTGCACATGGAAGTTTAAAAAGCAAGCAAAAGTCAAGGGGAAAGGGAAAGGAATAA